In Zingiber officinale cultivar Zhangliang chromosome 3A, Zo_v1.1, whole genome shotgun sequence, the DNA window CATCTGCTAGCCGGTCCGGAAGTCTGGCTGCTCGGGAAAACAAAGAAAGAAGTAGTATTCCcttcaatgcttattggaggacgatattttatcaaaaaagaccgAGCCCACTCGAGCTTGAAATAAGAAGGTCCCCGACTCGAACAAtttataataacaaaaataatgaAAAGCCTGAGGAGTCAAGGGAATGTCGTGCAAGTGGAACAAAACTACGACCCCATACAGTAGTCTAAAGGAGTTTGACACTAGCTGATTAAATAAAATAAGGAAGTATTTACAAATAGTGGAAAAAAGGGATGAACAGGGAATCGAATGTCGGCGGTGAACTGATCCTTAAAAAAACACAGAAAATCCACTGGTCGTTCGTGTGGCCGATCGTAAGtagatggaatgacaacttggtaatTGGAGGGAAAATGGTAGGCAACTTTCATCTTTTCAATGTCATCCCCGTCGAACCTGGATTTTGTGGAAGTGTACCAGAACCCAGGAACGGAGACGAGGGGTTGTGAAGAATTGACCATCAAAAATAAAGGATTTGAGAAGGAGCAACGAACGGATTCAGATAAGGAAAGAGTGAAGAAGCTTACAGAAAATGAtcgttggagaagaagaagagatgaagCATTGCAGAGAAGGCTCAAAGACGAAAGCGTAAGGAATGAAGATGACGACGATGTGAAGTAAGGTTTGTAAACCTCGCAGTTGATCACCTTGAGTTGTCCGATCCAGGGTTTGAAAAATCAAGAGAAGATCCGAACGTAGAATTTGAAAAGGTGTCTGTCACGTCACCAGCGGATATCCACTTGTAACGTCAAACGTACGGCGGAAGAAAGTGGGACACGTGGCGTTTAGTTATCGAAAGACATAAATGACACTTAATTAAAAGATatgactgttaggaccaaaagtagctagagggggggggggggtgaatagctcgtcgctctcgctcggtgctcggcgttgcttgtttcttcaagaatatgcagcggaaaatacagaaacaaatacaacaacgctaacacggttggtttacttggtatccacctcacaagaggtgactagtccaaggatccacaccacgcacgcaccctccactatgaaaacactccttttcggtaactaccgagggcggagaagccctacaagactctcagtacaagaagaaaggaaagggaaacaaaatacaagcttacaagcttacaatgagtacaaaaccctaaccctagcttctcttcttgcctttgatccgcctcttgacttggaaaacttccaagatccttcaaggactgacgatctgatctttgagagcgctgtggaggagctggcgagtagtctagaatgaatcggtgaagtgctgccgcagccatcgaacgcctgcagctataaacgacgccaacggtcggatcccgatcgatccgaatgttcccaatcgatcggggaggctttggatcgatccacggatcgatccagagcgcctctgtgctctggaaacgcgcctggatcgatccacggatcgatccagcgcttatcgcgcgaagcagccgcgtcccaatcgatccactgatcgattgggacatctggatcgatccacgaatcgatccagaagctctctattcgctgggacaggtctggatcgatccactgatcgatctagagcctggatcgatccacggatcgatccagcacttggtttttgtccaaaaccaagtcccaaatatcccaaaccaacatccggtcaaccttgacctgttggtatgtcatgcctagcatctagtcactcccttgacctgctaggactcccttaccaagtgtccggtcaatccctttgacccacttggacttttctctgtgccaagtatccggtcaatccctttgacctacttggacttttctttcatgccaagtatccagtcaatcctttgacctacttggacttcccagcaccagatgtccgatcatccttgatccatctggattttcccttgcctggcttcactcaccaggactttcacctagcttcactcactaggtttttcatctgcctagcttcactcactaggactttcacctggcttcactcaccaggatttccatctgcctagcttcactcactaggacttccttctgcctggcttcactcaccaggacttccttctgcctggcttcactcaccaggacttttcttctgcctggcttcactcaccaggactttcattttgcctaacatcccagttaggacttcccagtcaagtatccagtcaaccttgacctacttgactcttcttcaatcaatatcttattgtcaaacatctaaacccaaaccaagactcagcttggttacccaggtcaaccttgacctgagggatattgcaccaacaatgactacGTGCTCAGCCATAATGATCAGAGATTTGCACAGTCTTCAAGAAATTTAGATGACATCAGCTACTATGAAAGGGCGCTCATCTGAGGGAGCGCAGGGAAAAGAGAAATTTCGCTAAGTGTTACGCTCATCGTCATGATTGGCACAAAGAGTGGGTTATCACACAGTTGAGCGGCCAATTCACTATCTGCCTTGGGAGGTATGATCTGAGCGGCATCTACAAACTCACCCAACGAAATAAAGCCGAACAGTGTAGGCATTTGCTTCGATCAGAAACTTGGGAGCGTTTATGGTCCGATCAGACGTGGAAACCACCGAAGACTCtactagtccagtcagtcggacttgcagcctccttcgactatacttaaggggagacttgtgatgcgaTGATAAAGGGGGCCCGCCTGGCGCAGGTCAAATGccgaggtggaggtcaaagtcaagatggttaaTGCAAGAGTGTCAAAAAGCTCGCCTACGGTGGTCGAGTGGAGGACCTTAGTAAGGCCGATGGGGGCAATCAATGTCCGATCGGCAAGAGACTTGTTCGAGTTGATCACCCGTCCAGCTTGGGATAATACGGTAAGACTGTTAGACACTCAGTGCTGGACGGCAGGATTCTGAGGAGACTAAAGAACTTGTTTGATCGGGAGGGACAAGTTACTATGCCTAGTCATCACAAGGAAGAGCAGTTGAGGTCAACAGAGCGGAGgagtcctggccgagcggctaccccgctcggccaagcagcgaGACCATTGTTatatctctcgatatccttttTGGAGATAGTGCCATTAACACGAGGCATGGTCAACAgacggatcgtacgacggaagcttctactatctTATCATGGATatacatgccctgttaaggtatgatgtcagaggCACTTTCCTAACAGGTTCTTTCATAGGATACATTGGAGAACGTGTCTATGCCTCGAGGAGCATGTACGTTGCctaccagggctctatataaagaggggtcTAAGCATCGGCAGAGGTAGGTGTTATTCACTGTTTACACTTACGTTATTGTTGCTCCGCTTTCCTCTACAGTTCCggtgactaacttgagtgtcgggcgaccaacgccggggaccccttccctgactcaACACTGACGTTGCTTACTTTACAGAGCGAGACACGATGTACATCCAGTCAATGCAGCAATCACATCTCTAGTTTTCCAACTTTCTATTTTAGGATAGGATCATAGATGATAGCCACTAGCCCGGAtattttcttgattaattttgaaaagtccgACTGTGATTGTCGGATTATTTAGTATTTTTTGGACGACAATTTACCAAAGGACGCATGTAGAGATCTGAATTTACCAAAACGCGTACCttactttgatatttaccaaagaACGCACCTTTTTAAGTACACTTCCTATTTTACCCTTCTGACAATTTGACTTTTTATACCGTTTTTATTTTCTCCATTAtgtttctctctcttctctttttttatcaacatgcagaaaaaaaaaatgaataacattagtcaattttttaataacattttaatacatttgaagaagtaaaaataaacaatgaatatcatatttgaactccttgcaattttagaaatccactggaactaaaatgagtgtaatcggagttctctaggtcgatcagtgagtttcggtcaaaactcattgatagacctagagagatccgattgcacccatttcagtttctatggatttctgaaagtgtaaggagttcaaatatggtgtccattattgaTTTTGGCTTTTGATAGATGCTAACATGCAAAATGAAAGAATCGTCAAAaacacccacgttgggcctgatatggaatcatatcaggcccgacgtaggcctgatatagaatcatatcaggcccaacgtgggcctgatatggaataatatcaggcccacgttgggcgactcatatcaggcccaacatgtctttttttaccgattctttgattttatatattaacagatatgaaagccgaaataaataatgtacaccatatttgaactccttacaacatCATAAATtaataggaactgaaatgggtgcaatcagagctctctaggtccatcagtgggtttcggtcgaAATCCACTGAtgtacctagagagctccgattgcatccatttaagttcctatggatttctgatgttgcaaggagttcaaatatggtgtgcATTATTTATTTCGGTTTTTCATatatgttaatatataaaatcaaagaatcaacaaaaaaagtccatgttgggcctgatatggactcatatcaggcccaacatgggcctgatattatTCCATATCGGGCCCAAGTTGAGCCGGATCTAATTTTCCACCTTCCCATTTTAGGACAGGATGATAGACAATAGCCACTAGCCTGGACATTTTCttgattaatttcaaaaagtCCAACTATGATTGTTAGATTATTTAGTATTTTTTGGATTTATCTTAATGTTCAGTAAAAACTTTCTATATAAGACTGGACGATTACTctcagggtgcgtttggttcaagtgatcatgtataaccttagttatgtgattaccaggtaatcacataaccaaggttatggggaataaaacataatcaaatgttgtttggttcacgtaggtaatgcaacaaaaatttgtttgtttgaaggttttaatgaataccctagtttaatattttactgtattaccctcagttacaaaactaactatacataataataataataataataataataatattattattattattatttgtttatttattttttaatgtttttttacttttctttttcctttatatttttttacttttttatgttttttttaaattttttaatgtttttatattttttatattatttatatttatattttttattttttacatttttaaaatttaaatttttatttatttattttattttaaaattttgttatttttaaaatttttaaattttttttaaaaaattattttttaaaagtttttaaaatttttaaaatttttaaattttttttaaaaatctttaaattttttatttttaaaatttttattttaaatttttaaatttttttaaattatttatttaaaaaaaataaaattttaaatttttttaaacatttttttatttttttacattttttcccttttttcttattttttcttaTCGAAgggtatttttgataaaaaaaatccgTTAACcctggaatcaagaaaaatcttagttttatgaggttttccgattccaggctgcatgacccttttgctgacgtgtcgagcATGAAACATTACTTGAGAATCATCGAAtacttaaaccaaacaaggtttttattgataaccttggatggataaccaaggttatcaagaataaccccgaaccaaacacaccctcaAATTAATCAATCTACatattagatatttgaaatatctttaaaaaaaaaaatatctggcATCCACTCTTTAGCGACCTAACCCTTCATATATCTTCGATCCATTTATATTATCAGCCCATTAAAGATAATTATCAAGTAATTTAGTTCATGATTAAAATATCAATGAAATTACTATTGGACTTGGATTAGGTATATAAGATAAACAAATTCTACAAGTACTTGCTAAAAAAGgtaatatcatatcatcaaatcaAAATAGATGTTATTCTATATTATCTTCTTCTAAGCGGTCATATACATTGTTGTTAGGAGGttatgaataaaaataaataattagacGAATTTCCTAGACAATAAACGTCTGACTCTGACTCAGGATATATTTAGATACATGAATTATATAAAAAACATATAAATTGTCTAAGTAATTTGatgaataattttttatattagaaaattatCCTTGAAACGGGTTGATCAACTCGGACGTAGCTCAAGCCTGATCGATTTGTTTTTTGGCGTCTGGCCAGGTCCTATCCAAATCTGATAGCCTCTTATTTTATTTgtcttttttaaaacaaaataataaaaatataaataataaaaatattataaaataaagtttttttttttaaaaaaaaaatttagaacccGAAGCAATTAGATTATTAGAGTACGAGAACTCATAAAAAAGACAAAATCAGTGTACAATAATAAAACGTCTCAGGGGCTCCATTGTTGAGGCGGCAATTCTCCTAAGAAATAGCAGAGAGGTTGAGATCGAGATCGAGTTTGGAGATCCATGGGGAAGAGAAGATCAATCAGTCTCAGGGAGGTCTTTTTGATCGTAGGCCTTCTCCTCGGCTGTCCCTGTCGTCTCTCGGCTCTGTCCGTCACCGTCAACGACGTCGAGTGCGTCTACGAGTTCGTCCTCTACGAGGGCGACACAATCTCGGGAAATTTCGTAGTCGTAGATCATGACATATTCTGGAGTTCCGATCACCCCGGCATTGATTTCATCGTAAGCCCTTATTTCTGCAAGCAGATGCTTTTCGATTGGACCTGTTAATTAGGTTAATGAAGCAGTATTTGAACAGATGAATCTGAGAATATAAGTGTCTCGTGTTCGATGCAGTCCTTCAAATATTTGTCTAATTCATGAAGTTGGTTGGTGCTTTTAGAGaaagtttagattttttttggaataTTTAGGGTTTCTGTTTATTCTATAACAGCCCGTTTGGATGATTGAATTAGAAAATAGTGATTTTGTATATAAATTTAAGGGTGTTTTCCATTATGTTTGATACATTGTTTCCTCCTTCCAAATCTTTGGGGAATTGATCAAGTTGATTGCTGCTTTTAGTGGAAATTTAGATTTTTCAGGAACATTTAGGGTTTCTGTTGGTTTATTAACAGTTTAATGGGAACAGAAAATTATCTCAATTTCAATTCAGTTGTTTTGAATTTCTTTGTTTCGGATCACTAGGACTTAGAATTTAGAATCCAAATTGCCCCTCCAATAGTGTTTGGGTTTCTAATCCCCACCCTCTTTCTTCCTCGTGTGTTCACCTCATGCCATAACTTTCACTGTATTTGTTTTATATGCTAAAAATGTGACAACGACTCTCTGTTTCCTCCATCCTATGAGGGTTGATTCCTCATAAGGACCTGTTCAAACCGACAAAGTTATGCTAGTGGGCAACATCTTTGATGAGTAAACATTCAACTGGAAACCAATACCATTCCAGATCTGAAAATGGATacgaatagaaaaaaaaataatacttatCCCATCACAGTTTATTTAAATTTCTCTGAAACTTCTTGAGTTATTTGTCTATGCCAAATAATATGTCCCAATTATTTTTTGATTGAAAGTTCTACTCCAAAATCTGTACTGAAGCCTGTTGTTGTccattgattcatgtgttaaggTTTGCTCTGTAAGTAGTAAGTAGTATTCCAGCATTCACTGGATAGGGAGAACTTTGAAATTAATGTGTGCACTCTTATATGCATTTTTGCAAAGTCAATAATGCTATATATGTTTTGATTTAATTAGATGAGATTTTCTTGGTTGGTAAGTGATGCAAGCTGAGAATTGGTGCCAGACTGGAATGGAAAATAATATCCATTTACCATTCATatggaaaaataaaatacactcTGATGATAGTTAGCAGTAGGTCGTTTTGGCAGTTTAACTAGAAGTGTATTCACATGACATATATTTGTTCTATTGCATATCAAGCTTCTTTGGAATACTAATATTTCTCTCCTAGGTTGTCTTTGATTGTGGAACTATTTGGAGAAAAGGCGGTAATCTATGTCCTCACTCCAATTTGATATTTGGTATAGGATTGATATCTAAATATCATTGTCTTAAAAGACATCCTAGATGATTTCATATCAAGGACCTAGACTTCCGCAATAGTGGATGACATGCCATATACCTTTTTATGGTTCCATATTTGCAGTGCTTTACTATGTGGAACTAGGTAACCCATGTGGTCGCATATGCATTCTATCATCATTGTCAAACCATGTTTGTCCCTATTATTTAGGTCAGACATGATTTTTTCCCCATTAGCTCTATGCAAAGCTATACCATCAATaatatttaaatcaattaaatggtTCTTTTGTTATATTGATTAACGTTTTCTTTGTTCTTCCTCTACCCCTTATGTTTTCTCTCTAATTGATCCAACTATTTTAACTGAATAATATACCAGTCACTTCGAACATAGGCATATCATCTCAACACATCTACTTTTTTTATCAATTGGAGATTTATTTTATCTTGAATATTAGTGGTTGTAATCTTGtccttaatataatttttttacattCATCTTAACATTCTCATCCGTCACTTTAACTTTTTATAGACGGTACTTCCTTACATCTTAACCCTCTGAACTATAAAGTATAAATGATTGGACTACCATCATATAAGCAACATCCCTTGGATCCAAAGGAAAACCAGAGAAGATATTTGTCTTGCAAGCCTTGATTCACCAGCTTCATAATTATTTTGATTCTAGTGGCTATAAGTTTGTtgcattttaatttatatttacttGATTGTGTCAACCTAGCCTAGTTTTTTttaaagtcaatttttagttttatttagtGACCAGCTAGTACGTAAACAAAACAAATAGTTTGTATGCACAATTGAAATTCTGAAAGTTTATGCTAAATTTTGAAACCCCTTATCTTCCTTAGAAATATTGCCAAGTTGTGTGTCTTCAATTTCTGAGATGTAAAAAGAACGAAACCACTTATTTCTGTCACAAGTATATTTGAATAACCTTTGCCATGCTAATACTTTTTATTCTTGTTAGTTGATTTTAGCCTTCTTTCCAAGGGTTATTTCAGATTACAGTGGTAACTACTGAAATTTGTGATTATGTAGGTAACTTCTCCAGCTGGTAACACTGTGCATTCATTGAAGGGGACATCTGGTGACAAGTTTGAGTTTAAGGCCCCACGAGCTGGAATGTACAAATTCTGTTTTCATAATCCAAACAGAACACCAGAGACTGTCTCATTTTACATTCATGTAGGACATATCCCTAATGAACACGACATAGCTAAAGATGGTCAGTCTCAATGAATGGTGAAGAAATTTAGTTTTGGAATTTcataagttatatatatatatatatatatatatatatatatatatatatatatatatatatatatatattgactaCCTTGTATATCAAACCATATTCTCTATTTTCCCCAAGGTTGGAGCTATATATACTATAGTTCCCTTGCAAAATAATCttgtttttcattatatatatattttagccAACACACCCTTACCCTGTACACTCATGGGTGACCCTCACACGTCAGGGCGCTGGAACGCACTCTCGGGCGCCCCGATTCACAGCGACCCTCACAGGTCCAGTCGCCCGAAATCCCTCTTGGGTGCCCCAATTCTTAAAAGTGAATTGGGGTGCCCAGGAGTGCGTCCTGGCGCCCGGACCTGTGAGGGTCACCCATGAGTGTGTAAGATAAGGGTGTGGAGGTATAATTATTCTAACTAAGAGAGATTATGATCGTCTCCTTTTTACTCCaccttttttttataaaatcataTACCAATCATTGTTTTTGTTCcatattataaaattatattattcttTAACAAAAGTTATTGTAATTAATCTCCTGCAGAGCATTTGAGTCCAATAAACGTGAAAATTGCACAGCTTGGGGAAGCACTAGAATCTGTCACAGCAGAGCAGCGCTACCTAAAAGCACGCGAAGTCCGCCATCAGCATAGTAAGTTAAACTGGCCAACTGTATATATCTATTTTTTGGTTGGAACTTACAATTTTAACAATTTCATTTACTCACTTTACAGTGTAAAAATAATTACTACTACAACGAACCATTAGTTTCCAATTCTCAATCAGGCAATTGTTCATCTTATTTTATTGCCTGGACATAATATGTGGATATCTCTTGTTATGTACATTGCTGAATAGCTATTGACATATATCAACTAATAATCTTTGAACAGTAATTATCATCTAAACTTGTTCTATTGGGGTTGATGATACACCTATGTAGGCTATTAGTGtggtagtttttttttattcgAAAAAAAATTATGTATATGGATAACTACCATGGTAAGAGACATAATACGCATTCCACGTTGACAAGTTAATAAAGCAAGTTTTTGGGGAATATTTTGATGTGGACGTCGAGGTGGACGCCTTTGTTGAACATTGCTATAGTTGGAAGCAAATTAATTACTACCTAATTAGCTATTAGAAATAAATTAGCTATTACCTAATtagtagaaaaataaataatggcctaatttaactactgctatagtagaaaacaaataatggcctaattagcttttctatttttgattccttGTTTTCCTTTATGGTTGGTCTTTCCTAATCTTGTCATGTttgactccttatataaggagtgtcattattaataaaggaatgGAGAAAAAATTGAGCAATTAGGACTCTGTCTAGGACGAGTCTTTCCTCTTGAGTGATTTGGACTCTGTCTAGGACGAGTTTTTTTTCCTCCTCCCTTCCCCCCTTACGTGTTGCATGACCAAGTACggattcgaatctcgacttgTGTATAGGATCGAGTCATAGGTCGAGATTCGGATCCGTACTTGGTCATGCAACACGCAAGGGGGGAAGGGAGGAGGAAAAAGACTCGTCCTAGACAGAGTCCAAATCACTCAAGGGGGAAGACTCGTCCTAGATAGAGTCCTAATTACTCAATTTTTTCTCCtttcctttattaataatgacactccttatataaggagtcaaACATGACAAGATTAGGAAAGACCAACCATAAAGGAAAACaaggaatcaaaaatagaaaaattaattaggCCATTATTTGTTTTTTACTATAGCAGTAGTTAAATTAggtcattatttattttctactaatTAAGCAATAGCTAATTTATTTCTAATAGCTAATTAGGTAGTAATTAATTTGCTTCCAATTATAGCGATGTTCAACAAAGGCGTCCACATCATCACTCCCCTCCTCGATACTGAGCTTGTCCTCAAGCTCGAAAGCGGGGTATAACGCCACTAATAGCATGAAGGGAAATTTCTGAATTCACTTCCCCCTCTTCCTCACCTTCCCTGTCTTCATCAGACACTTCAATCCAAAACAGGCGTTTACACTTGTGACCCGTGGAATATGATTCATCACAGTTAAAACAAAGGTCCTTGGCTCTCTGTTCTGCCATCACGGCGCGAGTCAGACGCTTCAAAAATGAAACAGGTGGAGTCTCCTTACTGATGTCCGGGGTCTTGGTCTTCACCAAAGGAGGGTCTCCTCTGCTGGTGTTGAGCTTGGTTGTGGTCCCGCCCCAATTCGTGGTCGGAGGTCCGAGGTCCGAGTGAGGTGAGATTGAAATTGGCGCTGGTAGTCTTCTACAGAGCCTGTCTACTTCAGATTTGCTAGCTTTCCCAAAGGGTTGTTGCTTAGGGGGCGAGCCAAAGCGGATATGACAGAGGTCTCTAAACTGCTTCCAAGTCATCTCTGGCTCTTCTTGCTCTACCTGATCAAACCAAAGTTGGGCTTCCCCTACCAAGTGGAAGGCAGCAAGGCCAACCTTATCAGCCTCTGTGGTCTTTTAGTTGGTAAAGAATTTTTCGCACCTTTTAACCCAGCTCAGTGGATCCCCTTCTCCAGAATAGGTGGGGAACTCCATCTTTGAGTATCGCGGAGCCATGGTGTCGCTGGTTGGCAGTTCAGGTCTGACCTCTGAGTCTCTAGAAGGGTCATACTCTGCGCTGGTAGGGTTGTCTGCAGTGTGCAAAGGTCGTCGTCTAGCATCTTGAATGGAAATCTCGTCAATATGCTCCTCTAGTCCTTGCTGGCGGGAAGTGATCTGCTCCATGAAACCTTGTTGTTGTGACATCAATCTTTCCATGAAGGCCTCGAGTTTGGATGTGATAGGATCCGTGCCACCCATAACCGGCTCTGATATCAAGTTGATATGGTCCCGAGTATAGGATCGAGTCACAGGTCGAGATTCAGATCCGTACTTGGTCTTGCAACACGTAAGGGGGGAAGGGAGGAGGAAAAAGACTCATTCTAGACAGAGTCCAAATCACTGGGGGAAGACTCGTCCTAAACAGAGTCCTAATTGCTCAATTTTTTCTCCTTTAATGACACCCCTTATATAAGGAGTCAAACATGACAAGATTAGGAAAGACCAACCATAAAGGAAAACaaggaatcaaaaatagaaaaactaattaggtcattatttgttttctactatagcagtagttaaattaggtcattatttattttctactaatTAGACAATAGCTACTTTATTTCTAATAGCTAATTAGGTAATAATTAATTTGCTTCCAACTATAGCGATGTTCAACCAAGGCGTCCACCTCGGcggccacatcatatttcttGTTTATTCATGTATATAACACAATATGTATCACTTTGCAAGAAACACGAAGTTTGTAACCAACATCAGCATGTCAATAATGCAACTTCTTTTAAGAAGGTTCAGGTTATATTTAGCAGTTAGctctattcttttttatttttatt includes these proteins:
- the LOC122051733 gene encoding transmembrane emp24 domain-containing protein p24beta3-like codes for the protein MGKRRSISLREVFLIVGLLLGCPCRLSALSVTVNDVECVYEFVLYEGDTISGNFVVVDHDIFWSSDHPGIDFIVTSPAGNTVHSLKGTSGDKFEFKAPRAGMYKFCFHNPNRTPETVSFYIHVGHIPNEHDIAKDEHLSPINVKIAQLGEALESVTAEQRYLKAREVRHQHTNESTRKRLTFYTIMEYIVLALASGLQVLYIRRLFNKSVAYNRV